A region of Granulibacter bethesdensis DNA encodes the following proteins:
- a CDS encoding molybdopterin-dependent oxidoreductase: protein MSQDSVSTTCPYCGVGCGVIVEQAADGARSVQGDPKHPANFGRLCSKGSALMETVDLEGRLLHPMINGQQVGWNEALDHVAQGFSRAIAEHGPDSVAFYVSGQFLTEDYYVANKLMKGFIGSANIDTNSRLCMASSVAGHRRAFGTDTVPGLYEDLECADLVVLTGSNLAWCHPVLYQRLAAAKAARPEMRVVLIDPRRTMTADIADLHLPIRPDGDTALFAGLLAWLAAAGQVNEGYVTRHTTGFAEALAAASALDRDMLDQMTGLDAAEREAFYTLFTTTVKTVTVYSQGVNQSSCGTDKVSAIINCHLATGRIGHPGMGPFSVTGQPNAMGGREVGGLANMLAAHMEIENPEHRALVGLFWNAPRMPEKAGLKAVDLFRAVADGRIKALWIMATNPVDSMPDADAVQKAIAACPFVVVSDVLTNTDTMRHAHVALPALAWGEKDGTVTNSERRISRQRAFLSAPGEARADWRILCDVAARMGFAEAFSYRNAAEIFAEHAALSALGNEGRRDFDIGALATISDAGFEALKPVLWPALKEKSSSRTVGQDGRFFADGRFFTEDRKARFIAVMPSLPVKTDTEWPLVLNTGRIRDHWHTMTRTGKSPRLSQHLAEPFVEIHPDDAAPLGIAAADLVSVRTALGCIVVRALLSPRQRKGMLFVPMHWTDQFASCARVDALVPGLTDPVSGQPASKNVAARIARYKPACYGFAVLQQPPDWQQIGHTPDYWAISRCMGGWRLECAFTEAPTDMAGFAASLIGRGYEDGENLSYVDARTGQARYAAFDGARLTGALYVDQQPVGVARGWAAEQLKADFTDPLRRFIVIAGRPGKGSVDRGAIVCSCFGVGATQIKTAIAGGCHTVDSVGQALQAGTNCGSCRAEIRILIERHEAGTPATAAA, encoded by the coding sequence TTGTCACAGGATTCTGTCAGCACGACCTGCCCTTATTGCGGGGTCGGGTGTGGCGTGATCGTGGAGCAGGCGGCGGATGGCGCACGCAGCGTGCAGGGCGATCCGAAGCATCCGGCTAATTTCGGCCGTCTCTGCTCCAAGGGGTCCGCCCTGATGGAGACGGTGGATCTGGAGGGACGTCTGCTGCATCCCATGATCAATGGGCAGCAGGTGGGCTGGAATGAGGCGCTGGACCATGTGGCGCAAGGTTTTTCCCGTGCCATTGCCGAGCATGGTCCGGACAGCGTGGCGTTTTATGTCTCCGGCCAGTTTCTGACGGAAGATTACTATGTCGCCAACAAGCTGATGAAAGGTTTCATCGGTTCGGCGAATATCGACACCAATTCGCGTCTGTGCATGGCGTCTTCCGTGGCCGGGCATCGCCGTGCCTTCGGGACGGATACCGTGCCTGGATTGTATGAGGATCTGGAATGCGCTGATCTGGTGGTGCTGACCGGCTCCAACCTCGCCTGGTGTCACCCGGTGCTTTACCAGCGTCTGGCGGCGGCAAAGGCGGCGCGGCCAGAGATGCGCGTGGTGCTGATTGATCCGCGCCGCACCATGACGGCGGATATTGCCGATCTGCATCTGCCAATCCGCCCTGATGGTGATACCGCGCTTTTCGCCGGTCTGCTGGCCTGGCTGGCGGCGGCAGGGCAGGTGAATGAGGGCTATGTCACGCGCCACACCACCGGCTTTGCCGAGGCGCTGGCAGCGGCCTCCGCACTGGATCGCGATATGCTTGATCAGATGACGGGGCTGGATGCTGCAGAGAGGGAGGCATTCTACACCCTGTTCACCACGACTGTGAAAACGGTGACGGTTTACAGTCAGGGCGTCAACCAGTCCTCCTGCGGTACTGACAAGGTGAGTGCCATCATCAATTGTCACTTGGCGACAGGGCGCATTGGCCATCCCGGGATGGGGCCGTTCTCCGTCACTGGCCAGCCCAATGCGATGGGCGGGCGGGAGGTCGGCGGCCTTGCCAACATGCTGGCCGCGCATATGGAGATCGAGAATCCCGAGCATCGCGCTCTGGTCGGGCTGTTCTGGAATGCCCCTCGCATGCCGGAGAAAGCCGGGCTGAAAGCGGTCGATCTGTTCCGCGCCGTGGCGGATGGCCGCATCAAGGCGCTGTGGATCATGGCCACGAATCCGGTGGATTCCATGCCGGATGCGGATGCCGTGCAGAAAGCGATTGCGGCCTGCCCCTTCGTCGTGGTCTCCGACGTGCTGACGAACACAGATACGATGCGTCATGCGCATGTCGCGCTGCCTGCGCTGGCATGGGGGGAGAAGGACGGCACCGTCACCAATTCCGAGCGCCGCATCTCCCGCCAGCGCGCTTTTCTGTCCGCACCGGGGGAGGCGCGGGCGGATTGGCGTATCCTGTGTGACGTGGCGGCGCGGATGGGGTTTGCGGAGGCGTTCTCCTACCGCAATGCCGCCGAAATTTTCGCCGAACATGCCGCCCTGTCGGCGCTGGGCAATGAGGGGCGTCGGGATTTCGATATCGGTGCGCTGGCCACAATCAGCGATGCGGGCTTTGAGGCGCTGAAACCGGTTTTATGGCCTGCTCTGAAGGAAAAATCTTCCTCCAGAACGGTGGGACAGGATGGTCGCTTCTTCGCCGATGGCCGTTTCTTTACCGAGGATCGCAAGGCCCGTTTCATTGCCGTCATGCCCTCTCTTCCGGTGAAAACTGATACAGAGTGGCCACTGGTACTGAATACCGGTCGTATCCGCGATCACTGGCACACCATGACACGTACCGGCAAAAGCCCGCGCCTGTCCCAGCATCTGGCTGAGCCATTCGTCGAAATCCACCCTGATGATGCGGCTCCGCTCGGTATTGCGGCGGCTGATCTGGTCTCTGTCCGGACGGCGCTGGGCTGTATCGTGGTGAGGGCCTTGCTGTCACCACGGCAAAGAAAGGGGATGCTGTTCGTGCCGATGCACTGGACGGACCAGTTCGCTTCCTGCGCCCGTGTGGATGCTCTGGTGCCGGGCCTGACTGATCCGGTCTCCGGCCAGCCTGCCTCCAAGAATGTTGCGGCGCGGATCGCCCGCTATAAACCAGCCTGCTATGGTTTCGCGGTGCTTCAGCAGCCTCCGGACTGGCAACAGATCGGCCACACGCCCGATTATTGGGCTATCAGCCGCTGCATGGGCGGATGGAGGCTGGAATGTGCCTTTACTGAGGCTCCGACCGATATGGCAGGCTTTGCGGCTTCTCTTATCGGAAGAGGGTACGAAGACGGAGAAAACCTGTCCTATGTCGATGCCAGAACAGGTCAGGCCCGATATGCCGCGTTTGACGGGGCACGTCTCACCGGCGCGCTCTATGTGGATCAGCAGCCGGTGGGGGTGGCACGAGGCTGGGCGGCGGAGCAACTGAAGGCAGATTTTACCGATCCTCTGCGCCGCTTCATCGTCATTGCGGGCAGGCCCGGCAAAGGCAGTGTGGATCGTGGTGCCATTGTTTGCTCCTGCTTTGGTGTGGGTGCCACACAGATCAAGACGGCGATCGCCGGCGGATGCCACACGGTGGACTCTGTTGGTCAAGCGCTTCAGGCGGGCACCAATTGCGGTTCCTGCCGTGCGGAGATCCGCATCCTGATCGAGCGTCACGAAGCGGGTACGCCCGCAACTGCCGCCGCATAA
- the nirB gene encoding nitrite reductase large subunit NirB yields MTEKLVIIGNGMAPGRMLEHLFEQAPDRYDVTIFNAEPRVNYDRIMLSPVLSGEKTYEQIIIHGDGWYIDHGITLYKGHKIVEIDRAAKTVTSDHGVVESYDRLVIATGSVPFIPPIPGRDLAGVLTYRDLDDVQAMMLAAQSKAGVLPRAVVLGGGLLGLEAAAGLNAQGMDVTVLHLAPTLMERQLDSASAYLLQKAIESKGIHVITGANTKIFNGDDKGHVSSVTLADGTELPADLVVVAAGIIPNTWLAKQAGLEVGRGIKVDATMLTSDPDILALGECVEVDGRTYGLVAPLYDMARVAAAVLAGQTTSGFVHSETATKLKVTGVDLFSVGDFADGDDREEIVLRDAAAGVYKRVILQNERIIGTVLFGDTSDGAWFNDLRKKAANISEMRDTLIFGQAYQGGTPLDPTAAVAALPDDAEICGCNGVCKGAIVSAIQTKGLTTLDDVRAHTKASASCGSCTGLVEQVMTLTLGDGYQPAAVQPVCSCTTLGHDDVRRLIRAKGLKTIPAVMQELEWKTSCGCSKCRPALNYYLVCEWPDEYADDYQSRFVNERVHANIQKDGTYSVVPRMWGGMTSAAELRAIADVVDKFAIPAVKVTGGQRIDMLGIRKEDLPAVWSDLGKAGFVSGHAYAKGLRTVKTCVGSDWCRFGTQDSTGFGIRIEKFMWGSWTPAKVKMAVSGCPRNCAEATCKDVGVICVDSGYEIHFAGAAGLDIRGTEVLGLVPDEDEALEVIVALVQMYREQARYLERIYKWTKRVGIPEIRKQVLEDRERRRHYFDRFVFSQKFAQVDPWSERVSGKDKHEFKPMASIGMMNAAE; encoded by the coding sequence ATGACTGAGAAACTTGTCATCATCGGCAATGGCATGGCGCCAGGCCGTATGCTGGAACATCTGTTCGAGCAGGCTCCGGATCGGTACGACGTTACGATCTTCAATGCCGAGCCGCGGGTGAACTATGATCGCATCATGCTTTCGCCTGTTTTGTCCGGCGAAAAAACCTATGAGCAGATCATCATCCATGGCGATGGATGGTATATTGATCACGGCATCACCCTCTATAAAGGCCATAAGATCGTTGAGATCGATCGGGCTGCGAAAACCGTTACCTCTGATCATGGTGTTGTGGAATCCTATGATCGTCTGGTGATTGCGACCGGCTCCGTGCCGTTCATTCCGCCGATCCCCGGTCGTGATCTTGCGGGTGTGCTGACCTATCGCGATCTGGACGATGTGCAGGCGATGATGCTGGCGGCACAGTCGAAAGCCGGTGTGCTGCCACGGGCGGTGGTGCTCGGCGGCGGTCTGCTGGGGCTGGAGGCCGCGGCCGGTCTGAATGCGCAGGGTATGGATGTCACGGTACTGCATCTTGCACCGACGCTGATGGAGCGGCAACTGGACAGTGCTTCCGCCTATCTGCTGCAAAAGGCGATTGAATCAAAGGGTATTCACGTCATCACCGGCGCGAATACGAAAATCTTCAATGGTGATGACAAGGGGCATGTCAGCTCTGTCACACTGGCAGATGGGACGGAGCTTCCGGCTGATCTGGTCGTTGTTGCGGCTGGTATCATCCCCAATACATGGCTGGCGAAGCAGGCTGGTCTGGAAGTCGGGCGCGGGATCAAGGTCGATGCCACAATGCTGACCTCTGATCCTGACATTCTTGCTCTGGGCGAATGTGTGGAGGTCGATGGCCGTACCTACGGTCTGGTGGCGCCGCTTTACGATATGGCGCGTGTCGCGGCTGCCGTTCTGGCCGGACAGACCACCAGCGGTTTTGTACACAGCGAAACGGCAACGAAGCTGAAAGTCACCGGCGTTGATCTATTCTCGGTCGGTGATTTCGCCGATGGAGACGACCGTGAGGAAATCGTCCTGCGTGATGCGGCGGCCGGTGTTTACAAGCGTGTCATTCTCCAGAACGAGCGTATCATCGGCACCGTGCTGTTCGGGGATACCTCCGATGGTGCATGGTTCAACGACCTGCGCAAGAAAGCTGCCAATATCAGCGAGATGCGTGACACGCTGATTTTTGGTCAGGCCTATCAGGGAGGCACCCCGCTGGACCCTACGGCGGCCGTTGCAGCCTTACCGGATGACGCAGAGATCTGCGGCTGCAACGGCGTATGCAAGGGCGCGATCGTCAGCGCCATCCAGACGAAAGGACTGACCACGCTCGACGATGTGCGGGCGCATACGAAAGCATCGGCATCCTGCGGTTCCTGCACCGGTCTGGTGGAGCAGGTGATGACGTTGACGCTGGGCGATGGGTATCAGCCGGCGGCGGTGCAGCCTGTCTGTAGCTGCACCACGCTGGGGCATGATGATGTGCGCCGCCTGATCCGCGCGAAGGGTCTGAAAACCATCCCGGCAGTCATGCAGGAGCTGGAGTGGAAAACCTCCTGTGGTTGCTCCAAATGTCGTCCGGCGCTGAATTATTATCTGGTCTGCGAATGGCCGGATGAATATGCCGATGATTACCAGTCACGCTTCGTCAATGAGCGTGTGCATGCCAATATCCAGAAAGACGGTACCTATTCCGTGGTGCCGCGCATGTGGGGTGGCATGACCAGCGCGGCGGAGCTGCGGGCAATTGCCGATGTGGTCGATAAATTTGCCATTCCGGCGGTGAAGGTCACGGGTGGTCAGCGCATCGACATGCTGGGCATCCGTAAGGAAGATCTGCCTGCCGTCTGGTCTGATCTCGGCAAGGCGGGGTTTGTCTCTGGCCATGCTTATGCAAAAGGTCTGCGCACGGTCAAAACCTGTGTCGGCTCTGATTGGTGCCGGTTCGGAACGCAGGATTCAACCGGTTTCGGCATCCGCATCGAAAAGTTCATGTGGGGATCATGGACACCTGCCAAAGTGAAGATGGCAGTCTCCGGTTGCCCGCGTAACTGTGCCGAGGCAACCTGCAAGGATGTCGGTGTGATCTGTGTGGATTCCGGATATGAAATCCATTTTGCCGGAGCCGCTGGCCTCGATATCCGTGGTACGGAAGTGCTCGGTCTGGTGCCGGATGAAGATGAGGCGCTGGAAGTCATTGTCGCACTGGTGCAGATGTACCGGGAGCAGGCGCGTTATCTGGAGCGTATCTATAAATGGACCAAGCGCGTCGGGATTCCTGAAATCCGCAAGCAGGTTCTGGAAGACAGGGAACGGCGTCGTCATTATTTCGACCGCTTCGTGTTCTCGCAGAAATTTGCCCAGGTCGATCCATGGTCGGAGCGTGTGTCCGGTAAGGACAAGCATGAATTTAAACCGATGGCCTCCATCGGCATGATGAACGCGGCGGAGTAA
- the otsB gene encoding trehalose-phosphatase: protein MMSFPPLDRFAPSLPVSDFDPLPLLSRAALFLDMDGTLLDIAPTPDSVQVASGLPEVLSRLHDDLDGAIAIVTGRPVEQVEALFPGIFTAIAGEHGGALYHRTMQTTERVALADLPAEWLWQGEALAVSLPGVLLERKQRGFVLHFRAVPEAGPQVEAGLRAMMAGHEDRFTLMAAHMAWEVKPKGADKGTAVQHLMQHAPFRGRVPVFIGDDVTDEDGMAVCRAMGGAGLRVQEAFGDAAGVRAWLTEAAR from the coding sequence ATGATGTCCTTTCCACCTCTGGACCGTTTTGCACCGTCCCTTCCTGTTTCTGACTTTGATCCACTTCCTCTTCTGTCGCGGGCTGCCTTGTTTCTGGATATGGATGGCACCCTGCTGGACATTGCCCCGACACCGGACTCCGTGCAGGTAGCGTCCGGCTTACCTGAGGTACTGAGCCGTCTGCATGATGATCTGGATGGTGCCATCGCCATCGTAACCGGTCGGCCGGTGGAGCAGGTGGAGGCCCTGTTTCCCGGCATTTTCACCGCCATTGCGGGGGAGCATGGAGGGGCACTGTATCACCGCACAATGCAGACCACAGAGCGTGTGGCACTGGCAGACCTGCCGGCTGAATGGTTGTGGCAGGGTGAAGCGCTGGCGGTTTCTTTGCCGGGGGTGCTGCTGGAACGTAAACAGCGCGGCTTTGTGCTGCATTTCCGTGCGGTACCGGAGGCTGGTCCACAGGTCGAGGCTGGCCTGCGCGCCATGATGGCTGGTCATGAGGACCGTTTCACCCTGATGGCCGCGCATATGGCGTGGGAAGTGAAGCCCAAAGGTGCTGATAAGGGCACCGCGGTTCAGCATTTGATGCAACACGCACCTTTTCGGGGCCGTGTGCCGGTTTTTATCGGTGATGACGTGACAGATGAGGATGGAATGGCAGTCTGTCGCGCCATGGGAGGAGCCGGCCTGCGGGTGCAGGAGGCCTTCGGCGATGCAGCAGGCGTACGCGCCTGGTTGACGGAGGCGGCGCGGTGA
- a CDS encoding CmpA/NrtA family ABC transporter substrate-binding protein, translating into MSGLPEMDVCSGQDPKQGPYRITAGFMPLLDSAILIAALECGFADQEGVNLTLVRENSWANIRDRMAVGHFQVAHMLAPMPIACNLGLTPWSQQIIAPMALGLGGNAVTVSLALWQAMRDCGAPSDGCHVFDPAMQGRALAAVVADRAKRGQKKLRFAVVHAYSGHNIELRYWLAACGIMPDRDIEIVVLSPPLMADALMGGGIDGYCVGEPWNTASVTGGHGRIVTVKAAIWRSSPEKVLGVHAGWAEKNPEALAALLRAMTRAALWCANSDHHADLARILSRESYVGQPAGWMMAALDGSIVPGGPGSRVGVMVPDFLVPFARAATFPWKSHAMWFYAQLARWNYLEHSAENACIAANTYRPDLYRAAISGLGYPLPGANAKVEGALTSPTPVGANLAGLTLGPDGFFTGELFDPDDMDNYILRQKAVI; encoded by the coding sequence ATGAGCGGCTTACCAGAAATGGATGTATGTTCCGGGCAGGATCCTAAACAGGGTCCATACCGGATTACCGCCGGCTTCATGCCATTGTTGGACAGCGCTATTCTGATCGCGGCGCTGGAATGTGGATTTGCAGATCAGGAAGGCGTCAACCTGACTCTGGTAAGGGAGAATTCCTGGGCGAATATCCGCGACAGGATGGCGGTCGGGCATTTTCAGGTGGCGCATATGCTCGCGCCCATGCCGATTGCCTGCAATCTGGGTCTGACACCATGGAGCCAGCAGATCATCGCCCCGATGGCGCTGGGACTGGGTGGGAATGCAGTGACTGTCAGCCTGGCACTGTGGCAGGCAATGCGGGATTGCGGCGCTCCATCCGATGGATGCCATGTGTTTGACCCTGCCATGCAGGGGCGGGCGCTGGCCGCTGTGGTTGCGGATCGGGCGAAGCGGGGACAGAAGAAGCTGCGTTTCGCGGTGGTGCATGCCTATTCCGGGCATAATATCGAGCTGCGTTACTGGCTGGCAGCCTGCGGGATTATGCCGGATCGCGATATTGAAATCGTGGTTCTGTCGCCTCCTTTGATGGCGGATGCGCTGATGGGCGGCGGGATCGACGGATATTGCGTCGGCGAGCCATGGAACACTGCTTCCGTGACCGGGGGGCATGGTCGTATCGTCACCGTCAAGGCAGCCATCTGGCGTTCAAGTCCTGAAAAGGTGCTTGGGGTCCATGCCGGCTGGGCGGAGAAAAACCCGGAGGCGCTGGCGGCCCTGTTACGTGCCATGACTCGTGCGGCACTGTGGTGTGCGAACAGTGATCATCATGCCGATCTGGCCCGGATCCTCTCGCGGGAAAGCTATGTTGGCCAGCCTGCCGGGTGGATGATGGCGGCGCTGGATGGCTCCATTGTGCCCGGCGGTCCGGGCAGTCGGGTTGGGGTGATGGTGCCGGATTTTCTCGTCCCCTTTGCCCGTGCCGCCACTTTCCCGTGGAAAAGCCATGCGATGTGGTTTTATGCACAACTGGCCCGCTGGAACTATCTGGAGCACAGCGCGGAGAATGCCTGTATCGCTGCCAACACCTATCGCCCGGATCTGTATCGCGCAGCCATCAGCGGGCTGGGCTATCCCTTGCCGGGGGCCAATGCGAAGGTGGAAGGGGCTTTGACCAGTCCAACCCCGGTTGGGGCCAATCTGGCCGGGCTGACGCTGGGGCCTGACGGATTCTTCACCGGAGAGTTGTTTGATCCGGATGATATGGACAATTACATCCTTCGGCAGAAGGCTGTAATTTAA
- a CDS encoding nitrate/nitrite transporter — translation MTDGTASPLPVEPRDGASRALWMSTFAFTICFAVWTIFAIIGVRIRQELHLNETQFGLLLGTPILTGSLSRLLLGIWASRWGGRAVYVAVMLTAAVATLLLSFAHSYETMLLAGLGIGIAGGSFAVGVSYVSPFFSQIKQGTALGIFGAGNVGAAVTKLLAPLVVAGWGWRAVPPVWAAALVLTAAAFWFLTPDEPQSVQRRGSFWNEFAPLRHMQVWRFSLYYFFAFGGFVALALWLPRYLVGVYGMDLETAGLVAACYSIPGSVFRAYGGILSDRIGARRVLYAMFGVAALATLILSFPAHAGGGVAGIGPVIFVIVAFVLGFVMSLGKAAVYKHVPSYYPDSVGAVGGIVGLIGGLGGFVFPIIFGFLKDQTGLWQSCFMLLFVVILASMIWMHVAIRAMRRQSMILQAAQ, via the coding sequence ATGACCGACGGAACTGCCTCCCCACTTCCGGTCGAGCCGCGTGACGGTGCTTCGCGCGCACTCTGGATGTCCACATTTGCCTTTACCATCTGTTTCGCCGTCTGGACCATTTTCGCCATTATTGGCGTCAGGATCAGGCAGGAACTGCATCTGAACGAAACGCAGTTCGGGCTGCTGCTTGGCACACCGATCCTGACCGGCTCGCTGTCCCGCCTGCTGCTGGGTATCTGGGCCAGCCGCTGGGGTGGACGGGCGGTTTATGTTGCCGTCATGCTGACTGCCGCTGTGGCGACGCTGCTGCTGTCTTTCGCGCATAGCTATGAAACCATGCTGCTGGCAGGGCTTGGCATTGGCATTGCCGGTGGTTCTTTCGCGGTAGGCGTGTCCTATGTTTCGCCATTCTTTTCGCAGATAAAGCAGGGCACAGCACTGGGCATTTTCGGAGCTGGCAATGTGGGTGCTGCCGTCACGAAACTGCTGGCGCCGCTGGTGGTGGCGGGTTGGGGCTGGCGCGCTGTGCCGCCGGTCTGGGCTGCTGCGCTGGTGCTGACGGCTGCGGCATTCTGGTTCCTCACCCCCGATGAGCCGCAAAGCGTGCAGCGCCGCGGCAGCTTCTGGAATGAATTCGCTCCGCTGCGCCATATGCAGGTCTGGCGGTTCAGCCTCTATTATTTCTTTGCTTTTGGCGGATTTGTTGCTCTGGCACTGTGGCTGCCGCGCTATCTGGTGGGCGTGTATGGGATGGATCTCGAAACAGCAGGTCTGGTGGCGGCATGCTATTCCATCCCCGGCAGTGTATTCCGTGCGTATGGTGGCATTCTGTCTGACCGGATCGGTGCACGTCGCGTGTTGTATGCGATGTTCGGTGTTGCAGCTCTGGCGACCCTGATCCTGTCTTTTCCCGCACATGCCGGGGGAGGTGTCGCTGGAATCGGTCCCGTTATCTTCGTGATCGTTGCTTTCGTGCTTGGTTTCGTCATGAGCCTGGGTAAGGCCGCTGTCTACAAGCATGTTCCGAGCTATTATCCGGATTCCGTCGGTGCTGTTGGAGGTATCGTCGGCCTGATCGGTGGTCTGGGTGGATTTGTCTTTCCGATCATCTTCGGTTTTCTGAAGGATCAGACAGGATTGTGGCAGAGCTGCTTCATGCTTCTGTTCGTGGTTATTCTTGCCTCGATGATATGGATGCATGTTGCGATCCGGGCCATGCGCCGTCAGTCGATGATTCTGCAAGCTGCACAATAA
- a CDS encoding trehalose-6-phosphate synthase, producing the protein MSRLILVSNRVPQPKERGQLAGGLAVALKEAIAGHETLWFGWSGKTVDQPGTDVHLEETKGVTYATLDLQTDAYEGYYRGFSNGMLWPLLHSRIGLGVFSRSDLSAYMAVNDAFAAALKPLLRQDDIIWIHDYHLIPLGAALRRLGVKARIGFFLHVPFPPMAVYAALPQGDLLLQAFGAYDVIGLQTIEDAGHLNECLAMAGVARRADSYPIGIDPAAFAATARRAQKSPEARRLRESMGDRALILGVDRLDYSKGIPHRFHGYAQLLKRFPEHRNNVTFLQITPVSRGDVAEYRSLRKEMDELVGRINGEHAEFDWVPVRYLTRAVARNVLAGFHREARIGLVTPLRDGMNLVAKEYVAAQDGDNPGALILSRFAGAASEMAGAIIINPYDPDEIAEALHMALGLDRESRQARWKTMMSAVQASTAAAWARSFLQDLENVQS; encoded by the coding sequence GTGAGTCGGCTGATTCTGGTTTCCAATCGTGTTCCTCAGCCGAAAGAGCGTGGACAACTGGCCGGTGGTCTGGCCGTCGCATTGAAAGAAGCCATTGCCGGGCATGAAACCCTCTGGTTCGGCTGGTCCGGCAAGACCGTGGATCAACCCGGTACTGACGTGCATCTGGAAGAAACCAAGGGGGTCACTTACGCCACACTTGATCTGCAGACTGATGCGTATGAGGGATATTATCGCGGTTTTTCCAATGGGATGCTCTGGCCGCTGTTACATAGCCGGATTGGGCTGGGGGTGTTCAGCCGCTCCGACCTCTCTGCCTATATGGCTGTGAATGATGCTTTTGCGGCAGCCCTGAAACCATTGTTACGCCAGGATGATATTATTTGGATTCATGATTATCATCTCATTCCCCTTGGTGCGGCGCTGCGTAGGCTGGGTGTGAAAGCCCGGATCGGTTTTTTCCTGCATGTACCATTTCCGCCGATGGCGGTGTATGCGGCTCTGCCGCAAGGGGATCTGCTGTTACAGGCTTTCGGCGCCTATGATGTGATCGGCCTGCAAACCATCGAGGATGCAGGTCATCTGAACGAATGTCTGGCCATGGCGGGGGTGGCGCGCCGGGCTGATTCTTATCCGATCGGTATTGATCCTGCTGCGTTTGCCGCCACCGCACGTCGCGCCCAGAAAAGTCCGGAAGCCAGACGATTGAGGGAATCCATGGGCGATCGTGCCCTGATTCTGGGGGTGGACCGGTTGGATTATTCCAAGGGCATCCCGCATCGCTTCCATGGCTATGCCCAGTTGCTGAAGCGGTTTCCCGAGCATCGCAACAATGTCACTTTTCTGCAGATCACGCCGGTTTCCCGCGGGGATGTGGCGGAGTACCGCTCCCTGCGGAAGGAAATGGATGAGCTGGTCGGCCGTATCAATGGCGAGCATGCGGAGTTCGACTGGGTGCCGGTGCGTTATCTGACCAGGGCGGTGGCGCGCAATGTGCTGGCCGGGTTTCACCGGGAAGCCAGGATCGGTCTGGTGACGCCGCTGCGCGATGGTATGAATCTGGTAGCGAAGGAATATGTTGCTGCGCAGGACGGTGACAATCCCGGTGCGCTGATCCTGTCGCGTTTTGCCGGCGCAGCATCGGAGATGGCCGGGGCCATTATCATCAATCCATATGATCCCGATGAGATTGCAGAGGCGTTGCATATGGCGCTTGGGCTGGACCGGGAATCACGGCAGGCACGCTGGAAAACGATGATGTCGGCGGTGCAGGCTTCCACCGCCGCGGCATGGGCACGCAGCTTTCTGCAGGATCTGGAAAACGTGCAGTCGTAA
- a CDS encoding ANTAR domain-containing response regulator, which translates to MQKPSLSILVIDEDRIRASIIETGLREGGHDRVTVLHDVAAAAETIAVAAPDVIVIDLGNPQRDMLEEMFRLSRSVRRPVAMFVDSSDQAGIEAAVEAGVSAYVVDGLRQERVKPILDMAISRFNAYSRLQRELDEARGALESRRLVDRAKALLMKNRGLSEDAAYALLRRTAMNQNRKIADIAQSLLTAVDLLDPQADEPSAVSKKRGAEQ; encoded by the coding sequence ATGCAGAAGCCGAGCCTGTCCATTCTGGTCATTGACGAGGACCGTATCCGCGCCTCCATCATTGAGACAGGGCTGCGGGAAGGTGGCCATGATCGCGTAACCGTGCTGCATGACGTCGCTGCAGCGGCAGAAACGATTGCGGTTGCTGCGCCGGATGTCATCGTCATTGATCTCGGTAATCCCCAGCGTGACATGCTGGAGGAGATGTTTCGCCTGTCGCGCTCGGTGCGCAGGCCGGTGGCGATGTTCGTGGATAGCTCCGATCAGGCAGGGATTGAGGCCGCAGTGGAGGCCGGTGTTTCGGCTTATGTGGTGGATGGCTTGCGGCAGGAGCGCGTCAAGCCAATTCTGGATATGGCGATCAGTCGTTTCAACGCTTATTCCCGCTTGCAGCGGGAGCTGGATGAGGCGCGGGGGGCGCTTGAAAGCCGTCGTCTGGTGGATAGGGCCAAGGCATTGCTGATGAAAAACCGCGGATTGAGCGAAGATGCCGCTTATGCCCTGCTACGTCGGACTGCGATGAACCAGAATCGCAAGATCGCTGATATTGCACAAAGTCTGCTGACTGCGGTCGATCTGCTCGATCCACAGGCTGATGAACCGTCTGCCGTTTCGAAGAAAAGGGGGGCGGAGCAATGA
- the nirD gene encoding nitrite reductase small subunit NirD: MTSPEWIEIGGIEDIPLRGARCVQTPVGKIAIVRTMDNRVFAIGDTCPHRNGPLSEGIVHDHSITCPLHNWVFSLETGQAQGADEGSVPVYKLREQEGRLFLSADALSMQASKAA; this comes from the coding sequence ATGACATCACCTGAATGGATTGAAATCGGCGGTATCGAGGACATCCCGCTGCGGGGCGCACGCTGTGTGCAGACGCCAGTCGGAAAAATTGCCATTGTCCGCACCATGGATAATCGGGTGTTCGCTATTGGCGACACCTGTCCGCATCGCAACGGTCCGCTGAGTGAAGGGATCGTGCATGATCATTCCATCACCTGTCCTTTGCACAACTGGGTTTTTTCTCTGGAGACCGGGCAGGCGCAGGGCGCGGATGAAGGCAGCGTGCCGGTTTATAAGCTGCGTGAACAGGAAGGCCGCCTGTTTCTGTCGGCAGATGCGCTGTCCATGCAGGCGAGCAAAGCCGCATGA